The following proteins are encoded in a genomic region of Roseinatronobacter sp. S2:
- the pstA gene encoding phosphate ABC transporter permease PstA gives MTSLNEQQPPASGAAGIAAVAARDAVKPRNRRRYSADLSALGEPALWGFGGALALGIILIAGFLMVVLYNGATTFWPKPIDRVALTDGTVIAGVERRGTIFRPDLPRLTEEQRAVVEENEGFAYRTLYQTANFDLYGDDFQWVADFETANVTQPDDFYYFERQTWGVFVGRIAGMTIDGQEMAYDADVLKREQRAARERFREIRQLERSEIGAINHHIERERLAQRRALLREGELQRGEAADVDVMASQARDGVLAESQARIQTLQAEYEVLQARVNEIRANDRRYTVTLEEVGGRQITPEISQIVRYYPANTIGIADKIGIYVSRWWEFVSAEPREANTQGGVLPAIFGTVAMTLLMVVFVAPFGVITALYLREYAKQGRVTSIVRISVNNLAGVPSIVYGVFGLGFFAYTMGGTIDQLFYPENLPNPTFGKGGILWASLTLALLTVPVVIVATEEALAAVPRSMREGSLACGASKWQTIRYVVLPKALPGIMTGMILAMARGAGEVAPLMLVGVVKLAPALPIDGFYPFIHLDRSFMHLGFHIFDVGFQSRNSEAGKPMVFVTTLLLLALIVAMNATAIIIRNRLKRKYATGQF, from the coding sequence ATGACCAGCTTGAACGAACAACAACCGCCTGCATCCGGGGCCGCTGGCATTGCCGCTGTTGCCGCGCGCGACGCGGTGAAGCCACGCAACCGCAGGCGCTATTCTGCGGACCTGTCGGCGCTGGGGGAACCCGCGCTGTGGGGGTTTGGCGGTGCCCTGGCGCTGGGGATCATCCTGATCGCGGGCTTTTTGATGGTTGTCTTGTATAACGGGGCAACGACCTTCTGGCCCAAACCCATCGACCGGGTGGCGTTGACCGACGGCACGGTGATTGCAGGTGTGGAACGTCGCGGCACCATCTTTCGCCCCGACCTGCCGCGCCTGACCGAAGAACAGCGCGCCGTGGTCGAGGAAAATGAAGGTTTCGCCTACCGCACCCTGTATCAGACCGCGAATTTCGACCTGTATGGCGATGATTTCCAGTGGGTTGCGGATTTTGAAACCGCCAATGTCACCCAGCCCGACGATTTTTACTATTTCGAGCGCCAGACATGGGGTGTGTTTGTAGGCCGCATCGCCGGCATGACCATTGACGGGCAGGAAATGGCCTATGACGCGGATGTGCTGAAGCGCGAACAGCGTGCCGCCCGCGAACGGTTCCGCGAAATCCGCCAGCTTGAACGCAGCGAGATCGGCGCAATCAACCACCACATCGAACGAGAGCGTCTGGCCCAGCGTCGCGCCTTGTTGCGCGAGGGCGAATTGCAGCGCGGCGAGGCCGCAGACGTCGATGTGATGGCGTCACAGGCGCGCGACGGCGTCTTGGCCGAATCGCAGGCCCGCATCCAGACCCTGCAAGCCGAGTATGAGGTGCTTCAGGCCCGCGTGAACGAAATCCGCGCAAATGACCGGCGCTACACTGTCACGCTGGAAGAGGTGGGCGGTCGTCAGATCACCCCTGAGATCAGCCAGATTGTCCGCTATTACCCTGCCAACACCATCGGGATTGCCGACAAGATTGGCATTTATGTATCGCGCTGGTGGGAATTCGTGTCTGCCGAACCACGCGAGGCGAATACCCAAGGCGGCGTTCTGCCCGCAATCTTCGGCACGGTGGCGATGACATTGCTGATGGTGGTCTTCGTGGCCCCCTTTGGTGTGATTACGGCGCTGTATTTGCGCGAATATGCCAAACAGGGGCGGGTGACGTCGATTGTTCGTATATCTGTCAACAATCTGGCCGGTGTGCCCAGTATTGTTTACGGCGTGTTTGGTCTGGGGTTCTTTGCCTACACAATGGGCGGCACGATTGACCAGTTGTTCTACCCTGAAAACCTGCCCAACCCGACCTTTGGCAAGGGCGGCATCTTGTGGGCATCGCTGACACTGGCGCTGTTGACAGTGCCGGTGGTGATTGTCGCCACCGAAGAAGCGCTGGCAGCGGTGCCACGGTCCATGCGCGAAGGGTCATTGGCGTGCGGTGCGTCGAAATGGCAGACCATCCGTTATGTGGTGCTGCCCAAGGCGCTGCCGGGCATCATGACCGGCATGATCCTGGCAATGGCGCGCGGCGCGGGCGAGGTGGCACCCCTGATGCTGGTGGGGGTTGTGAAACTGGCCCCCGCGCTGCCCATCGACGGCTTCTATCCCTTCATTCACCTTGATCGCAGCTTCATGCATCTGGGGTTCCATATTTTTGACGTGGGGTTCCAGTCGCGCAATTCCGAAGCGGGCAAGCCGATGGTTTTTGTAACCACGCTGCTGCTGCTGGCCTTGATTGTCGCCATGAACGCAACTGCCATCATCATACGCAATCGCCTGAAGCGCAAATACGCAACCGGCCAGTTCTGA
- a CDS encoding ABC transporter permease subunit, whose protein sequence is MSDSAPTTSERGIAARQRRMTTRTSVKLGENIAQGVITVGGLMVIVAVMGIMVFLFRVVMPLMAGGELQGNTRYQLDTQQDVIWINGDEFQTLGIAVAAEGRVITYHIPSGTEVARDQFDFRGAEVTAVAGTLQRDRVAFGFDDGVVRFATLGVQTTTTAQRALPGGLIDLDGRDRMLDGRVYTEVGTGDFRTLFGEIELGDGQQISELPIIAIDYRIGGTRERPTIAFATVDADNQVRVSQSRVQINMMTGAETVSTTTTDLPPLVGLAADAMVTGILLSGTGDRAIVASDDGVVYRYDLRDMDNPSLAEVRRVADDGVAVTAMTFLSGEETLVVGTEDGGLNAFFRLQTGTTDTTDGRELMRARTHAPMPASIVDLSEAQRQKEFVAIDAEGNVWVYHSTSDQVLFELARSGDVSTDSSGMIFPRSNGVMLVSQGGEVEAWQYTQRHPEVTLGVLFSKIWYEGYMEPTYVWQSTAGTDLAEPKYSLVPLVFGTFKAAFYAMIFAVPIALMAAIYTSEFVDKRVRGTVKPMMEMMESLPTVVLGFIAALVLAPLVEEWIGAVLLGFFALPMGLMIGAFAWQALPAQIALKYDGFPKFTLMGLSILITAWVAAQLGTSLERVLFYGDFKQWTTGRIGTGTPFMFLILLPVSYFVTAWAFRKQFGHHYRDLISGLGRSRAGMVDAGRWIVLLLVAMLLSFLVAYALTLIGYDPRGSFIDSYQQRNALVVGFIMAFAVIPNIYTLAEDALNSVPGHLRAASLACGATPWQTARWVILPTAASGVFSAVMMGMGRAVGETMIVVMAAGNTPIMEWNIFSGLRTLSANIAIELPEAVKDGTNYRVLFLAALTLFIMTFVINTGAELIRQRFRKRAFNL, encoded by the coding sequence ATGAGTGACAGCGCCCCCACCACCAGCGAACGCGGCATCGCCGCACGGCAGCGGCGGATGACCACCCGCACCAGTGTCAAACTGGGCGAGAATATCGCACAAGGGGTCATCACAGTCGGTGGACTGATGGTGATTGTTGCCGTTATGGGGATCATGGTGTTCCTGTTTCGTGTGGTCATGCCGTTGATGGCCGGTGGCGAATTGCAAGGCAACACCCGCTACCAGCTTGACACCCAGCAAGATGTTATCTGGATCAATGGTGATGAATTCCAGACACTTGGGATTGCGGTTGCCGCCGAAGGGCGGGTGATTACCTATCATATCCCGTCAGGCACCGAAGTTGCGCGCGACCAGTTTGATTTTCGTGGCGCCGAAGTGACAGCGGTTGCCGGCACATTGCAGCGTGACCGTGTGGCTTTTGGTTTTGATGACGGGGTTGTGCGTTTTGCCACGCTTGGGGTTCAAACGACGACGACGGCGCAGCGTGCCCTGCCCGGCGGGCTGATCGATCTTGACGGGCGGGACCGTATGCTTGACGGGCGCGTCTACACCGAAGTCGGCACTGGTGATTTCCGAACGCTGTTCGGGGAAATCGAGCTGGGTGACGGGCAGCAGATCTCTGAACTGCCCATCATCGCGATTGATTACCGCATTGGCGGCACGCGCGAGCGGCCGACCATCGCGTTTGCCACTGTTGATGCGGACAATCAGGTGCGGGTCAGCCAGTCCCGCGTGCAGATCAACATGATGACCGGTGCGGAAACCGTGTCGACCACCACGACCGATCTGCCGCCGCTTGTTGGCCTTGCGGCTGATGCAATGGTTACGGGCATTTTGCTGTCGGGCACGGGCGACCGCGCCATTGTTGCAAGCGATGATGGGGTCGTCTACCGCTACGATTTGCGCGATATGGACAACCCTTCGCTGGCTGAAGTGCGGCGTGTTGCCGATGACGGGGTTGCCGTGACGGCCATGACGTTCCTGTCGGGCGAGGAAACGCTGGTTGTGGGCACCGAAGATGGGGGCTTGAACGCGTTTTTCCGCCTGCAAACCGGCACGACGGATACTACGGACGGGCGCGAGTTGATGCGCGCACGCACACATGCGCCCATGCCAGCGTCCATTGTCGATCTGTCCGAGGCGCAGCGCCAGAAAGAATTTGTGGCCATCGATGCCGAAGGCAATGTCTGGGTGTATCATTCAACTTCGGATCAGGTGCTGTTTGAACTGGCGCGTTCGGGCGATGTCAGTACAGACTCCAGCGGGATGATATTCCCGCGTTCCAACGGGGTTATGCTGGTGTCGCAGGGCGGCGAGGTCGAGGCCTGGCAATATACCCAGCGCCACCCGGAAGTTACGCTTGGCGTGCTGTTCAGCAAAATCTGGTATGAAGGCTATATGGAGCCGACCTATGTCTGGCAATCCACCGCTGGCACCGATTTGGCAGAACCCAAATATTCACTGGTGCCGCTGGTTTTCGGCACGTTCAAGGCGGCGTTTTACGCCATGATCTTTGCCGTGCCGATTGCACTGATGGCCGCGATCTACACATCGGAATTTGTGGACAAACGCGTGCGCGGCACCGTGAAGCCGATGATGGAGATGATGGAATCCCTGCCGACCGTGGTTCTGGGGTTCATCGCGGCGCTGGTGCTGGCGCCCTTGGTCGAAGAATGGATTGGCGCGGTGTTGCTGGGTTTCTTCGCGTTGCCCATGGGGCTGATGATTGGGGCCTTCGCATGGCAGGCATTGCCTGCGCAGATTGCCCTTAAATACGACGGCTTTCCGAAATTCACGCTGATGGGGCTGTCGATCCTGATTACCGCATGGGTCGCAGCCCAGCTTGGCACTTCGCTGGAGCGGGTGCTGTTTTACGGTGATTTCAAGCAATGGACGACAGGGCGCATCGGCACCGGCACGCCGTTCATGTTTCTGATCCTGCTGCCGGTCAGCTATTTTGTAACCGCGTGGGCCTTTCGCAAGCAATTCGGGCACCATTACCGCGACCTGATTTCAGGGTTGGGCCGGTCGCGCGCGGGTATGGTGGATGCGGGGCGCTGGATCGTGCTTTTGCTGGTGGCTATGCTTCTGTCGTTTCTTGTGGCCTATGCGCTGACCCTGATCGGCTATGACCCGCGCGGCAGCTTCATTGACAGCTATCAGCAACGCAATGCGCTTGTTGTGGGCTTCATCATGGCGTTTGCGGTGATCCCGAACATCTACACACTGGCCGAAGATGCGCTGAATTCCGTTCCCGGCCATTTGCGCGCGGCGTCACTGGCCTGCGGGGCAACCCCTTGGCAAACCGCGCGCTGGGTCATTTTGCCGACGGCGGCATCGGGTGTGTTTTCGGCGGTGATGATGGGCATGGGCCGCGCTGTTGGCGAAACCATGATTGTGGTCATGGCCGCAGGCAATACGCCGATCATGGAATGGAACATATTTTCGGGGTTGCGCACCCTGTCGGCCAATATCGCGATTGAACTGCCAGAGGCCGTGAAGGATGGCACGAATTACCGTGTGCTGTTCCTTGCTGCGCTGACGCTGTTCATCATGACTTTCGTTATCAATACAGGCGCGGAGTTGATCCGCCAGCGCTTCCGCAAGCGCGCCTTCAATCTGTAA
- a CDS encoding PstS family phosphate ABC transporter substrate-binding protein yields MRTSFSLSLAVSALALSAGMATAQNVDPNLPTYEPASGVSGNLTSIGSDTLNNLMTLWSEGFRSHYPNVAIQVQGAGSGTAPPALVEGTAQFGPMSRPMRGSEIEEFEARYGYEPLPMRGAIDALGVFVHRDNPIECLSMQEVDAIFSSTRTGGADEAITTWGQVGLEGEWADRPIAMYGRNSASGTYGYFREVALFGGDYSPEVREQPGSSTVIQGTAADIGGIGYSGVGYATADVKAVDIRGADGNCYSPTAEDASTGNYPIARFLYIYMNVDPNAELEPLRAEFVRYVYSQQGQQDVVRAGFFPLVNMIAEQDLEAFGLN; encoded by the coding sequence ATGCGCACTTCCTTTTCACTTTCCCTTGCAGTATCTGCCCTGGCCCTGTCGGCTGGCATGGCGACTGCCCAGAACGTAGATCCGAACCTGCCCACCTATGAGCCTGCTTCAGGTGTGTCCGGCAACCTGACCTCTATCGGGTCGGACACGCTGAACAACCTGATGACCCTGTGGTCAGAAGGGTTCCGCAGCCATTACCCGAACGTTGCCATTCAGGTTCAGGGTGCCGGTTCGGGCACGGCCCCGCCCGCACTGGTCGAAGGCACAGCCCAGTTCGGCCCGATGTCGCGCCCGATGCGCGGGTCCGAGATTGAAGAGTTTGAGGCACGCTACGGGTATGAGCCGCTGCCAATGCGCGGCGCGATTGATGCGCTGGGTGTGTTCGTACACCGCGACAACCCCATCGAGTGCCTGAGCATGCAGGAAGTCGATGCCATCTTCTCTTCCACCCGCACGGGTGGTGCTGATGAAGCCATCACCACATGGGGTCAGGTTGGTCTGGAAGGTGAATGGGCAGACCGTCCGATCGCCATGTATGGCCGCAACTCCGCGTCGGGCACCTATGGCTACTTCCGCGAAGTGGCGCTGTTTGGCGGCGATTACAGCCCCGAAGTGCGCGAACAGCCCGGTTCCTCGACCGTTATTCAGGGCACTGCCGCTGATATCGGCGGGATCGGTTATTCCGGTGTTGGCTACGCGACCGCTGACGTGAAAGCTGTTGATATTCGTGGCGCGGACGGCAACTGCTATTCACCCACCGCCGAAGATGCCAGCACGGGCAACTACCCGATTGCACGCTTCCTGTATATCTACATGAACGTAGACCCCAATGCCGAACTGGAGCCGCTGCGCGCTGAATTCGTGCGCTATGTCTACAGCCAGCAAGGTCAGCAAGACGTTGTGCGCGCAGGCTTCTTCCCGCTGGTGAACATGATCGCCGAGCAGGATCTGGAAGCATTTGGCCTGAACTAA
- a CDS encoding xanthine dehydrogenase family protein molybdopterin-binding subunit, with protein sequence MTTFGKSQSVPRREDKRLLTGAGSFLDDVAPKDALHAVFLRAPVAHGRILSLDLSAAQNAPGVHAVLDADALHAAGLTQPMQASLRTNRDGTTAANPPRPLLARDRVMFVGEAVAMVVADTPEQARDALELIELDIDPLPPHLKLAAGGPQIHPQAPDNIAYDWAVGDEAAVDAAFAQAAHRIAITVEQPRLLAASMEPRGAYAQWDGTRLHFCFGGQGVWVMKERLATMLGLAPQDVRVTTPDVGGGFGMKGMPYPEYFAIAHAAQALQRPIRWAPDRSDAIVSDNAGRDLRSHAELALDADGRILGYRVENWSNLGAWNSEFAQGIQSQLFSMVATGAYDIPAAFIHSRGIYTNTTQVDAYRGAGRPEAITVLERLMDKAARQLGLCPFALRARNFISPDAFPHATVAGDHIQEGNFAHLLDEARERADVAGFAARRAQSAARGRKRGLGLCYYIESIMGNPSEDAEIAFNDDGTVSLMIGTQSNGQGHETVFAQFLSDQTGIPLDAIQVVQGDSDRIAKGGGTGGSRSVTVQTNATLATVGQMVAAFTKFLKPELGNDVGFDDGSFRAPGSNRTLTLIEAADLARSQGRADLLQHAGSAKLDARSYPNGAHLAEVELDPETGALQVLSYTAVDDFGNLLNPQLVQGQVHGGIAQGLGQAICEQVVFDDQGQPLTGSFMDYAMPRASDMPPIRFHSVPVPAKGNPLGLKGCGEAGTVGAIAAIVNAVQDALGPELGTDIQMPLTSERIWRLCQTASA encoded by the coding sequence ATGACAACATTCGGCAAAAGCCAATCCGTCCCCCGCAGAGAGGACAAGCGCCTGCTGACAGGCGCAGGCAGTTTTCTGGACGATGTCGCCCCAAAAGATGCGCTGCATGCTGTTTTTCTGCGCGCGCCTGTCGCGCATGGCCGAATCCTGTCGCTGGACCTGTCGGCGGCACAAAATGCCCCCGGCGTTCATGCCGTGCTGGATGCGGACGCGCTGCATGCCGCCGGTTTGACCCAGCCCATGCAAGCCAGCCTGCGCACCAACCGCGATGGCACCACAGCGGCAAACCCGCCCCGCCCCCTGCTGGCGCGCGACCGGGTAATGTTTGTGGGCGAAGCTGTTGCAATGGTGGTGGCCGACACCCCTGAACAGGCCCGCGATGCACTGGAACTGATCGAACTGGACATAGACCCCCTGCCCCCGCATCTGAAGCTTGCAGCGGGCGGGCCGCAAATTCACCCGCAAGCGCCTGACAACATCGCCTATGACTGGGCCGTAGGCGATGAAGCTGCGGTGGACGCGGCCTTTGCGCAAGCTGCGCACCGAATCGCCATAACGGTTGAACAACCCCGTCTGCTGGCCGCATCCATGGAACCGCGCGGCGCCTATGCGCAATGGGATGGCACGCGGCTGCATTTCTGTTTTGGCGGGCAGGGTGTGTGGGTCATGAAGGAACGGCTGGCAACAATGCTGGGCCTTGCCCCGCAGGATGTGCGCGTCACCACGCCCGATGTCGGCGGCGGGTTTGGCATGAAGGGCATGCCCTATCCCGAATATTTCGCAATCGCCCATGCAGCACAGGCCTTGCAGCGCCCCATCAGGTGGGCCCCCGACCGGTCTGACGCCATAGTGTCGGACAATGCAGGGCGCGATTTGCGGTCGCATGCGGAACTGGCGCTGGATGCGGACGGGCGCATATTGGGCTACCGCGTTGAAAACTGGTCTAATCTGGGCGCGTGGAATTCGGAATTTGCCCAAGGCATCCAGTCGCAGCTGTTTTCCATGGTGGCGACCGGGGCGTATGATATTCCGGCGGCGTTTATCCACTCTCGCGGGATATACACCAACACCACGCAAGTGGACGCCTATCGCGGCGCGGGCAGGCCGGAAGCGATCACCGTTCTGGAACGCCTGATGGACAAGGCCGCGCGCCAACTGGGGCTGTGCCCGTTTGCCCTGCGCGCGCGCAATTTCATTTCCCCCGACGCCTTCCCGCACGCCACGGTGGCAGGGGACCACATTCAGGAAGGGAATTTCGCGCATCTGCTGGATGAAGCGCGCGAACGCGCCGATGTGGCGGGTTTCGCCGCGCGGCGCGCCCAAAGTGCGGCACGCGGGCGCAAGCGCGGGCTGGGCCTGTGCTATTATATCGAAAGCATCATGGGCAACCCGTCCGAAGATGCGGAAATCGCCTTCAATGATGACGGGACCGTGTCGCTGATGATCGGCACGCAATCCAACGGGCAAGGGCATGAAACCGTTTTCGCGCAATTCCTGTCGGACCAGACAGGCATTCCGCTGGACGCGATTCAGGTGGTGCAAGGCGACAGCGACCGCATTGCCAAAGGGGGCGGAACCGGCGGGTCGCGTTCGGTCACAGTGCAGACCAATGCGACACTGGCCACAGTCGGCCAGATGGTTGCCGCGTTCACGAAATTTCTGAAACCCGAACTGGGCAATGATGTGGGGTTTGATGATGGCAGCTTCCGCGCGCCGGGGTCGAACCGCACGCTGACCCTTATCGAAGCCGCCGATCTGGCGCGCAGCCAAGGGCGGGCGGATTTGCTGCAACATGCGGGCAGCGCCAAACTGGATGCGCGATCCTACCCCAACGGTGCCCATCTGGCAGAGGTGGAACTGGACCCCGAAACAGGTGCCCTTCAGGTGCTAAGTTACACGGCCGTGGATGATTTCGGCAATCTGCTGAATCCGCAGCTGGTGCAAGGGCAGGTTCATGGCGGCATTGCCCAAGGGTTGGGGCAGGCCATTTGCGAACAGGTGGTGTTCGACGATCAGGGCCAACCCCTGACCGGCAGTTTCATGGATTACGCCATGCCGCGCGCGTCAGACATGCCGCCCATCCGGTTCCATTCCGTGCCGGTTCCCGCCAAGGGCAACCCGCTGGGCCTGAAAGGCTGCGGTGAAGCGGGCACCGTGGGCGCGATCGCCGCCATCGTGAACGCCGTTCAGGATGCGCTGGGGCCGGAATTGGGCACAGACATCCAGATGCCGCTGACGTCTGAGCGCATCTGGCGGCTGTGCCAGACTGCCAGCGCATAG
- a CDS encoding DEAD/DEAH box helicase — MIPPLSEALAERGFDILTPVQLAVAADDVVTEDLLVSAQTGSGKTVGFGLAIAPTLLGDAHKFGPAALPLALVVAPTRELAFQVMRELTWLYARTGAVVTSCVGGMDIRTERRTLERGVHIVVGTPGRLRDHIERGALDLSEIQAIVLDEADEMLDLGFREDLEFMLGQAPVERRTLMFSATVSPMIAKLAKQYQRDAKRISTLGGSDQHADISYQALRVSASDSEHAIFNLLRFHEDQSAIVFANTRAAVSHLTARLANRGLSTVSLSGELSQTERTHALQAMRDGRARVCVATDVAARGIDLPNLNLVIHADLPTNTESLLHRSGRTGRAGRKGISALIVPPKAVGKAERLLKWAKISAEWTVAPSVEDVLRKDEERLLSDPVWSEPVTDEQAAFAEKLLGLHAPDVIAAAYLRLYQSRHAAPEELRAPDSKPAAREHREFGPSRWFSLSVGRDDRAEARWLLPLLCRAGNLEKAAIGAIRVQNNETLVEIAESSAAGFLAALGPDGVLEDGVTARAASGPPSGQHSGDRPREGARDGARKPRETRDRGFDAKPKPREAGLARSDRATSPRPEGKPRAKPAYDAAPAAPRAKPAYDPDAAPRAKPAYDAAPQGERKPRHKGKPAAGAEGRSAGFKSHDAKPAPRSKPKPERADPSSKPAGKTWQKPAAKPKARPAPADARDSSKRFVPPGMAKADARKPRKPGAGPRPGGRDAPRRGK, encoded by the coding sequence ATGATCCCTCCCCTGTCCGAGGCGCTCGCAGAGCGCGGTTTTGACATTCTTACCCCGGTTCAACTGGCCGTGGCCGCTGACGACGTGGTGACTGAAGACCTTCTGGTTTCAGCGCAGACCGGATCGGGCAAGACCGTTGGTTTCGGTCTGGCCATCGCGCCGACGCTGTTGGGGGATGCACATAAGTTCGGCCCGGCCGCATTGCCTTTGGCGCTGGTTGTGGCCCCCACGCGCGAACTTGCCTTTCAGGTCATGCGCGAGTTGACATGGCTTTATGCGCGCACCGGCGCAGTTGTCACATCCTGTGTGGGTGGCATGGACATTCGCACTGAACGCCGCACGCTGGAACGTGGTGTGCATATTGTTGTCGGCACGCCGGGTCGTCTGCGCGACCATATTGAACGCGGCGCGCTGGATCTAAGTGAAATTCAGGCCATCGTTCTGGATGAAGCCGACGAAATGCTGGATCTGGGGTTTCGCGAGGATCTGGAATTCATGCTGGGTCAGGCCCCGGTTGAACGGCGCACCTTGATGTTTTCCGCGACCGTGTCGCCGATGATTGCCAAGCTGGCCAAACAATACCAGCGCGATGCCAAGCGCATCAGCACCCTTGGCGGCAGTGACCAGCATGCAGATATTTCATATCAGGCGCTGCGCGTTTCGGCGTCCGACAGTGAACATGCGATCTTCAACCTGCTGCGCTTTCATGAAGATCAAAGCGCCATTGTGTTCGCCAATACCCGCGCCGCTGTCAGCCATCTGACCGCGCGTCTGGCCAATCGCGGGCTGTCCACGGTCAGCCTGTCGGGTGAACTTAGCCAGACCGAGCGCACGCACGCCTTGCAAGCCATGCGCGACGGGCGCGCGCGGGTCTGTGTGGCCACCGACGTGGCCGCGCGCGGGATTGACCTGCCGAACCTGAATCTGGTGATTCATGCGGATTTGCCCACCAACACCGAAAGCCTGCTGCACCGTTCGGGCAGAACGGGCCGCGCGGGCCGCAAGGGTATTTCCGCGCTGATCGTGCCGCCCAAGGCCGTGGGCAAGGCCGAACGCCTGCTGAAATGGGCCAAGATTTCGGCGGAATGGACTGTCGCGCCATCGGTCGAGGATGTTTTGCGCAAGGATGAAGAACGGCTGTTGTCCGATCCTGTCTGGTCTGAACCGGTCACCGATGAACAAGCCGCGTTTGCCGAAAAACTGCTGGGCCTGCACGCGCCGGATGTGATTGCGGCGGCATATCTGCGGCTGTATCAGTCCCGCCACGCAGCCCCCGAAGAACTGCGCGCGCCCGACAGCAAGCCTGCCGCGCGCGAGCACCGCGAATTCGGGCCAAGCCGTTGGTTTTCGCTGTCAGTGGGCCGCGATGACCGCGCCGAGGCCCGTTGGCTGCTGCCCTTGCTGTGCCGTGCCGGTAATCTGGAAAAAGCGGCCATCGGGGCAATTCGGGTCCAGAATAACGAAACACTGGTCGAGATTGCAGAAAGCAGTGCTGCGGGTTTTCTGGCAGCACTTGGGCCGGATGGCGTTCTGGAAGATGGCGTGACCGCGCGCGCGGCCAGTGGCCCGCCCAGCGGCCAGCATTCCGGCGACAGGCCCCGCGAGGGTGCCAGAGATGGCGCCAGAAAACCGCGCGAGACCCGCGACCGGGGCTTTGACGCGAAGCCCAAGCCGCGCGAAGCGGGCTTGGCGCGCAGCGACCGCGCGACCAGCCCAAGGCCGGAAGGCAAACCACGGGCAAAGCCTGCCTATGATGCCGCGCCTGCTGCCCCGCGCGCGAAACCGGCCTATGATCCTGATGCGGCCCCGCGGGCAAAACCCGCCTATGATGCCGCCCCCCAGGGCGAGCGTAAGCCGCGCCATAAGGGCAAGCCTGCCGCGGGGGCCGAAGGCCGGTCTGCGGGGTTCAAGTCACATGACGCAAAACCCGCCCCGCGCAGCAAACCCAAACCGGAACGGGCTGACCCGTCGTCAAAACCTGCTGGGAAAACATGGCAAAAGCCTGCGGCCAAACCGAAGGCACGGCCTGCGCCCGCAGATGCGCGCGACAGCTCCAAGCGTTTTGTTCCCCCCGGCATGGCCAAGGCAGATGCCCGCAAGCCCCGCAAACCCGGTGCAGGTCCGCGCCCCGGCGGGCGCGATGCGCCGCGTCGCGGCAAATAA
- the phoB gene encoding phosphate regulon transcriptional regulator PhoB has protein sequence MSDAATPLILIVDDEPAQLALLSYNLKAAGFRIATAKDGEEAVLAVAEQGPDVVLLDWMLPRLSGLEACRQIKASAEGRDAAVIMVSARSEESDRVRGLDTGADDYIVKPYSVAELVARVRANLRRLRPVASGQALEYGDIRLDPDSYRVTRGGVAVHLGPTEFRLLGAFMERPGKVWTREALLDRVWGRDIYIDTRTVDVHVGRLRKTLCTTGHPDPIRTVRGAGYAMGG, from the coding sequence ATGTCTGACGCCGCCACGCCGCTGATCCTGATTGTCGATGACGAACCCGCGCAGCTGGCGCTGTTAAGCTATAACCTGAAGGCGGCGGGGTTTCGCATCGCGACCGCCAAGGATGGCGAGGAAGCGGTTCTTGCCGTGGCCGAGCAAGGCCCCGATGTGGTGTTGCTGGACTGGATGCTGCCGCGCCTGTCGGGGCTGGAAGCCTGCCGCCAGATCAAGGCCAGCGCGGAAGGGCGCGATGCGGCGGTGATCATGGTATCGGCCCGGTCGGAAGAAAGCGACCGCGTGCGCGGCCTGGATACCGGCGCGGATGATTACATTGTCAAACCCTATTCGGTGGCCGAACTGGTGGCACGGGTGCGCGCCAATCTGCGCCGCCTGCGGCCTGTGGCCAGCGGGCAGGCGCTGGAATATGGCGACATCCGGCTGGACCCCGACAGCTACCGCGTGACGCGCGGCGGGGTTGCGGTGCATCTGGGTCCGACGGAATTCCGGCTGCTGGGGGCGTTTATGGAACGCCCCGGCAAGGTCTGGACCCGAGAGGCGCTGCTGGACCGCGTCTGGGGGCGCGACATCTATATCGACACGCGCACGGTGGATGTGCATGTGGGCCGGCTGCGCAAAACCCTGTGCACCACAGGCCACCCCGACCCCATCCGCACCGTCCGCGGCGCAGGCTACGCTATGGGCGGATAA